A stretch of the Macaca mulatta isolate MMU2019108-1 chromosome 14, T2T-MMU8v2.0, whole genome shotgun sequence genome encodes the following:
- the OR5M1 gene encoding olfactory receptor 5M1, producing MFSSNHTILTEFILLGLTDDPVLEKILFGVFLVIYLITLAGNLCMILLIRTNSHLQTPMYFFLGHLSFVDICYSSNVTPNMLHNFLSEQKTISYAGCFTQCLLFIALVITEFYILASMALDRYVAICSPLHYSSRMSKNICICLVIVPYMYGFLSGFSQSLLTFHLSFCGSLEINHFYCADPPLIMLACSDTHVKKMAMFVVAGFTLSSSLFIILLSYLFIFTAILRIHSAEGRHKAFSTCASHLTIVTLFYGTLFCMYIRPPAEKSVEESKIIAVFYSFLSPMLNPLIYSLRNKDVILAMQQMIRGKSFRKVAG from the coding sequence ATGTTCTCCTCAAACCACACAATACTGACAGAATTCATTCTCTTGGGACTGACAGATGACCCAGTGCTAGAGAAGATCCTGTTTGGGGTGTTCCTGGTCATCTACCTAATCACGCTGGCAGGCAACCTGTGCATGATCCTGCTGATCAGGACCAATTCCCACCTGCAAACCCCCATGTATTTCTTCCTTGGCCACCTCTCCTTTGTAGACATTTGTTATTCTTCCAATGTTACTCCGAATATGCTGCACAATTTCCTCTCAGAACAGAAGACCATCTCCTACGCTGGATGCTTCACACAGTGTCTTCTCTTCATCGCCCTGGTGATCACTGAGTTTTACATCCTTGCTTCAATGGCACTGGATCGCTATGTAGCCATTTGCAGCCCTTTACACTACAGTTCCAGGATGTCCAAGAACATCTGTATCTGTCTGGTCATTGTCCCTTACATGTATGGGTTTCTGAGTGGGTTCTCTCAGTCACTGTTGACCTTTCACTTATCTTTCTGTGGCTCCCTTGAAATCAATCATTTCTACTGTGCTGATCCTCCTCTTATAATGCTGGCCTGCTCTGACACCCACGTCAAAAAGATGGCAATGTTTGTAGTTGCAGGCTTTACTCTCTCAAGCTCTCTATTCATCATTCTTCTGtcctatcttttcatttttacagcGATCTTGAGGATCCATTCTGCTGAAGGCAGGCACAAAGCCTTTTCTACATGTGCTTCCCACCTGACAATAGTTACTTTGTTTTATGGAACCCTATTCTGCATGTACATAAGGCCTCCAGCAGAGAAGTCTGTAGAGGAGTCCAAAATAATTGCagtcttttatagttttttgagCCCAATGCTGAACCCATTGATCTATAGCCTAAGGAACAAAGATGTAATTCTTGCCATGCAACAAATGATTAGGGGAAAATCCTTTCGTAAAGTTGCAGGTTAG
- the LOC100426756 gene encoding olfactory receptor 5M3-like, which translates to MLNFTDVTEFILLGLTSRPELQQLFFVIFLLVYFITLVGNIGMIIVIRVSPQLNSPMYFFLGHLSFADVWFSSNVTPKMLENLVSETKTISYPGCIVQCFFFIAFVHVEVFILAVMAFDRYMAIGNPLLYGSRMSRTVCIRLISFPYIYGFFISLISTLWTHGLYFCGNIEINHFYCADPALIKMACAGTLIKEYTMRTLAGLNFSYSLLVIIISYIFILIAILRMRSAEGRKKAFSTCGSHLTAVTIFYGTLFFMYLRSPTEESVEQGKMVAVFYTTVIPMLNPMIYSLRNKDVKEAMSKAMSRAFLNK; encoded by the coding sequence ATGCTCAATTTCACTGATGTAACAGAATTCATTCTTTTGGGATTAACTAGTCGTCCTGAATTACAGCaacttttctttgtgattttcctGCTGGTCTACTTTATCACCCTGGTTGGGAACATTGGCATGATAATAGTAATCAGGGTCAGTCCCCAGCTCAACAGCCCCATGTACTTTTTCCTTGGTCACCTGTCTTTTGCAGATGTGTGGTTCTCCTCTAACGTCACTCCTAAAATGTTGGAAAATTTGGTATCTGAGACCAAAACAATTTCCTATCCTGGATGTATAGTGCAGtgttttttcttcattgcttttgTCCATGTAGAAGTCTTCATTCTTGCTGTGATGGCCTTTGATAGATACATGGCGATTGGAAACCCTCTACTTTATGGCAGCAGAATGTCAAGAACTGTCTGTATTCGACTGATTTCTTTCCCTTACATATACGGCTTCTTTATCAGTTTGATCTCAACACTGTGGACCCATggtttgtacttctgtgggaaCATCGAGATCAACCACTTCTACTGTGCAGACCCAGCTCTCATCAAAATGGCCTGTGCAGGGACTTTGATTAAAGAATACACAATGCGCACATTGGCAGGTCTCAACTTTTCTTATTCCTTATTGGTCATTATTATCTCCTACATTTTCATCCTCATTGCCATCTTAAGGATGCGTTCagcagaagggagaaagaaagctTTCTCCACGTGTGGGTCCCACTTGACAGCTGTCACCATATTTTATGGAACACTCTTCTTTATGTACCTTAGAAGCCCAACTGAGGAGTCTGTGGAGCAGGGGAAAATGGTGGCGGTTTTCTACACCACAGTCATTCCTATGTTGAACCCCATGATTTACAGTCTCAGGAACAAAGACGTAAAGGAGGCCATGAGCAAAGCGATGAGTagagcatttttaaataaataa
- the OR5M3 gene encoding olfactory receptor 5M3 translates to MLNFTDVTEFILLGLTSHREWQVLFFIVFLVVYIITMVGNIGMIMLIKVSPQLNSPMYFFLSHLSFVDVWFSSYVTPKMLENLLSDKKTISYAGCLVQCFFFIALVHVEIFILAVMAFDRYIAIGYPLLYGSKMSRVVCIRLISFPYIYGFLTSLAATLWTYGLYFCGKIEINHFYCADSPLIKMACAGTFVKEYTMIILAGINFTYSLTVIIISYLFILIAILRMRSAEGRRKAFSTCGSHLTAVIIFYGTLIFMYLRHPSEESVEQGKMVAVFYTTVIPMLNPMIYSLKNKDVKEAMTKVISRSC, encoded by the coding sequence ATGCTCAATTTCACCGATGTGACAGAGTTCATTCTTTTGGGGCTAACCAGCCATCGGGAATGGCAAGTTCTCTTCTTCATCGTCTTCCTTGTGGTCTACATTATCACCATGGTGGGCAATATTGGCATGATCATGTTAATCAAGGTCAGTCCTCAGCTTAACAGCCCCATGTACTTTTTCCTCAGTCACTTGTCATTCGTTGATGTGTGGTTTTCTTCCTATGTCACCCCTAAAATGTTGGAAAACCTGTTATCAGATAAAAAAACAATTTCTTACGCTGGCTGTTTAGTACAGTGTTTCTTCTTCATTGCTCTTGTCCATGTGGAAATTTTTATTCTTGCTGTGATGGCCTTTGATAGATACATAGCAATTGGATATCCTCTGCTTTATGGCAGTAAAATGTCAAGGGTTGTCTGTATTCGACTGATTTCCTTCCCTTACATTTATGGTTTTCTGACGAGTCTGGCAGCAACATTATGGACTTATGGTTTGTACTTCTGTGGAAAAATTGAGATCAACCATTTCTACTGTGCAGATTCACCTCTCATCAAAATGGCCTGTGCCGGGACATTTGTAAAAGAATATACGATGATCATACTTGCCGGCATTAACTTCACATATTCCCTGACTGTAATTAtcatctcttatttatttatcctcATTGCCATTCTGCGAATGCGCTCAGCAGAAGGAAGGCGGAAGGCCTTTTCCACATGCGGGTCCCATCTGACAGCTGTCATCATATTCTATGGTACTCTGATCTTCATGTATCTCAGACATCCCTCAGAGGAGTCAGTGGAGCAGGGGAAGATGGTGGCTGTGTTCTATACCACAGTGATCCCCATGTTGAATCCCATGATCTATAGTCTGAAGAACAAGGATGTGAAAGAGGCCATGACAAAAGTGATCAGTAGATcatgttaa
- the OR5M9 gene encoding olfactory receptor 5M9 (The RefSeq protein has 3 substitutions compared to this genomic sequence) — protein sequence MPNFTDVTEFTLLGLTCHQELQVLLFVVFLAVYMITLLGNIGMIILIGISPQLQSPMYFFLSHLSFVDVCFSSNVTHKMLENLLSETKRISYVGCLVQCYFFIALVHVEVYILAVMAFDRYMAICNPLLYGSKMSRTVCVRLISVPYVYGFSVSLICTLWTYGLYFCGNFEVNHFYCADPPLIKIACGGVHIKEITMIVIAGINFTYSLSVVLISYTLIVVAVLRMHSADGRRKAFSTCGSHLTAVSMFYGTLIFMYLRRPTEESIERGKMVAVFYTTVIPMLNPIIYSLRNKDVKEAVNKAITKTYVRQ from the coding sequence ATGCCTAATTTCACGGATGTGACAGAATTTACCCTCCTGGGGCTGACTTGTCATCAGGAGCTACAGGTTCTCCTTTTTGTGGTGTTCCTAGCGGTTTACATGATCACTCTGCTGGGAAATATTGGTATGATCATTTTGATTGGCATCAGTCCTCAGCTTCAGAGCCCCATGTACTTTTTCCTGAGTCATCTGTCTTTTGTGGACGTGTGCTTCTCCTCCAACGTTACCCCCAAAATGCTGGAAAACTTATTATCAGAGACAAAAAGCATTTCCTATGTGGGATGCTTAGTTCAGTGCTACTTTTTCATTGCGCTTGTCCACGTGGAGGTCTATATCCTGGCTGTGATGGCCTTTGACAGGTACATGGCCATCTGCAACCCTCTGCTTTATGGCAGTAAAATGTCCAGGACTGTGTGTGTTCGGCTCATCTCTGTGCCTTATGTCTATGGATTCTCTGTCAGCCTAATATGCACACTATGGACTTATGGCTTATACTTCTGTGGAAACTTTGAAGTCAATCACTTCTATTGTGCAGATCCTCCTCTCATCAAGATTGCCTGTGGGGGAGTGCACATCAAAGAAATCACAATGATTGTTATTGCTGGAATTAACTTCACATATTCCCTGTCAGTGGTCCTCATCTCCTATACTCTCATTGTAGTAGCTGTGCTACGCATGCACTCTGCTGATGGCAGGAGGAAGGCGTTCTCCACCTGTGGGTCCCACTTGACGGCTGTTTCTATGTTTTATGGGACCCTCATCTTCATGTATCTCAGGAGACCCACTGAGGAATCCATAGAGCGGGGGAAAATGGTGGCCGTGTTTTACACCACAGTAATTCCTATGTTGAATCCAATGATCTACAGTCTGAGAAATAAGGATGTGAAAGAAGCAGTCAACAAAGCAATCACCAAGACATATGTGAGGCAGTAA